A DNA window from Helianthus annuus cultivar XRQ/B chromosome 15, HanXRQr2.0-SUNRISE, whole genome shotgun sequence contains the following coding sequences:
- the LOC110909618 gene encoding auxin-responsive protein IAA32 isoform X2 yields the protein MASDSSPTYLLNPSDLHSLYYQTNNETGGIIDLGLSLRVLQAPTYDHSEHPHDDYHDLVEWNQLHPYESSDTSVGYPRKTTDNVVDERNMFQRSKHQGDFVKVNMDGVLIGRKICVLDHSSYLSLASQLEDMFGKQALCSLQLFESGSDFSLWYKNRDEKWRIAGDVPWKEFVDSVTRMRIMFKDETLFRSMNTSV from the exons ATGGCTTCAGACTCATCACCAACCTACCTTCTCAACCCTTCTGATCTTCATTCACTTTATTATCAAACCAACAATGAAACTGGTGGTATCATTGACTTGGGCCTTAGTCTTAGAGTTTTGCAGGCTCCAACTTATGACCATTCCGAACATCCCCACG ATGACTACCACGATTTGGTAGAATGGAACCAGTTGCACCCTTACGAAAGTTCAGACACTAGTGTCGGTTATCCTAGGAAGACGACTGACAATGTTGTTGATGAAAGAAACATGTTCCAAAGAAGCAAGCATCAAGGCGATTTTGTGAAGGTTAACATGGATGGCGTACTCATTGGTCGAAAAATATGTGTTCTTGATCACTCCAGTTACTTGAGTCTTGCAAGTCAACTAGAAGACATGTTTG GAAAACAAGCTTTATGTAGTTTACAACTGTTTGAAAGTGGTTCGGATTTTTCGTTGTGGTATAAAAATAGAGATGAAAAATGGAGAATCGCCGGTGATGTTCCATGGAA GGAGTTTGTAGACAGTGTAACACGCATGCGGATCATGTTCAAGGACGAAACACTCTTTCGGTCTATGAACACATCGGTCTAG
- the LOC110909618 gene encoding auxin-responsive protein IAA32 isoform X1, with the protein MASDSSPTYLLNPSDLHSLYYQTNNETGGIIDLGLSLRVLQAPTYDHSEHPHVTDDYHDLVEWNQLHPYESSDTSVGYPRKTTDNVVDERNMFQRSKHQGDFVKVNMDGVLIGRKICVLDHSSYLSLASQLEDMFGKQALCSLQLFESGSDFSLWYKNRDEKWRIAGDVPWKEFVDSVTRMRIMFKDETLFRSMNTSV; encoded by the exons ATGGCTTCAGACTCATCACCAACCTACCTTCTCAACCCTTCTGATCTTCATTCACTTTATTATCAAACCAACAATGAAACTGGTGGTATCATTGACTTGGGCCTTAGTCTTAGAGTTTTGCAGGCTCCAACTTATGACCATTCCGAACATCCCCACG TCACAGATGACTACCACGATTTGGTAGAATGGAACCAGTTGCACCCTTACGAAAGTTCAGACACTAGTGTCGGTTATCCTAGGAAGACGACTGACAATGTTGTTGATGAAAGAAACATGTTCCAAAGAAGCAAGCATCAAGGCGATTTTGTGAAGGTTAACATGGATGGCGTACTCATTGGTCGAAAAATATGTGTTCTTGATCACTCCAGTTACTTGAGTCTTGCAAGTCAACTAGAAGACATGTTTG GAAAACAAGCTTTATGTAGTTTACAACTGTTTGAAAGTGGTTCGGATTTTTCGTTGTGGTATAAAAATAGAGATGAAAAATGGAGAATCGCCGGTGATGTTCCATGGAA GGAGTTTGTAGACAGTGTAACACGCATGCGGATCATGTTCAAGGACGAAACACTCTTTCGGTCTATGAACACATCGGTCTAG